A stretch of DNA from Prochlorococcus marinus str. SB:
TTCCAATAGGAGCATCTTTGCTAGGTAAATTTGGTAAATTGCAAATTTCAATATGTATATTTTTATCTAAGGTTCTTTTTTTCTCTTCAAATTCTGAAATTTTGGTTCTGTATGCATTTCCTTTCTTCTTTAAAGTATTTACTTCTGGAGAATCATTATTTTTAGATTTGCTGATTTCTTGACCGATCAATTTACTTAACTTTTTACTCTCAGATTGGAGACTTGATATTTCTATATCAATTTCTTTTTTTTGAAGAGTTAATTCTTGTATATGGGAAATATTAAAAACTTTTCCTCTTAGGGATAAACTTTTTTCAACTAAAGTTGGATTTTCTCTTATTAATTTTTGATCTAACACTATTTTTTTTTATACCTTAATTAAAATAGTTAATCTAAATTCAATATTAGGGATTTTTGACTAAAAATTAACTAAATTAATGATTTCTAACTTACAAAGTATTTTTAGATAAGATTTTTTAACTATGATGCAGATCGAGCTCTCCCTGTAGTTGACCATTCTTTTAGTAAATTAATTTGCTCCTTAGCTGTTCTAGATAAGGGAACTAATTCAGAAACCGCCTTTATTAAATCTTTCTCCATAAGTTCTCTATTTTCAGAAAATGAAATATGCATCCCCTCTATCACTGCTTGTTCAAGTTCTGCACCTGAGAATCCATCTGTTCTGTCTATAATAGTGGAAAGAGGAAAACTGTAACTTGGTCTTCTTTTTTTTAAGTGCAAATCCAGAATACTTAATCTTTCTTTAGAGTTTGGTAAATCAAGAAAAAATATCTCATCAAATCTACCTTTTCTTAATAATTCAGCAGGAAGTTTATCTATAGCATTAGCGGTAGCAATGACAAATACAGCTGATTCTTTTTCAGCCATCCACGTTAGCAAACTTGCCAAAACCCTTTGACTTGTTCCTCCATCACTTCTGGCATCGCCACCAAAGCCCTTGTCAATTTCATCGATCCAAAGGATACAAGGAGACATGGCCTCTGCTCTTAATATTGCTTCCCTTGTTCTTGCTTCGCTTGAACCAACTAGGCTAGAAAATAGTCTTCCAACATCTAGCCTAAGCAGCGGCATCGACCAACTCTTAGAAATTGATTTTGCGGTTAGCGATTTCCCTGTTCCTTGAGCTCCAATGAGTAAGACTCCCTTGGGAATAGGTAATCCATAGTCTCTAGCTTCTTTAGAAAAGGCCCTGTATCTTTGATTAAGCCAAAATTTTAGAACATTTAAACCACCAATATCATCTTGACTTGATTTAGCTTCGAAAAATTCTAAAATTTCACTTCTGGCGATTACTTGTTTTTTCTCTTCCAGAATATCTTTAATATCTTCTTTACTTATTTTCCCTCTTTGAGCAAGGGCCTTTGCAGTGATTTGCTTTACTTTTATTTCGGTAAGTCCACTTGAAGCTATAGAAAGTTCGTTTAAGTCTTGTTCTTCTAAATTTGAATTGGTATTGATAGCAATTTGTTTGATTAGATTTTTCAATTCTCCTTGATCAGGTAAAGGTAAATTCACTATTGCCATTAATTCGTCCAACTCTTCTGATGATGGAAATAAATGAGAACTAATAATTAAACTATGACAAGTTTTTTTAAGCACTAGTGATAGTTCTTTAATAGTTCTAATGATAGATGGGTCATCATAAAATTTATGAAAATCCTTAACTAATAAAGCTGTTGAAACTTCAGAATTTAGTTCTTTAAGCCAATTAAGTACTCCTAACGGATTGTTAGGAAATTTACCTTCTTCATTTATTAATCCTTTTATACCGCTAACACAATCCCAGGAAACGAATCTTTTTATATTTAGTCTTTCACAAGATAAATTAACTAATTTTTCTAATCTTTCCTCTTCTTTAGTCCTGATCCAAATTAATGAGTTTCTTGATTTTATGAGTAATTCTAAATTTCTGCACCAAGAATTCATTATTTAGATTAAGACTATTTTTTACTGTTAGGTTCGAAAGGTAATCTTTTATCTGAGATAGTTGAAGCAGAAGTTGTTATTACTTCATTTTTTGCTAATAATTGTTGATCCAAAATTTTCTGTAAATTCTCAGGAAGAGCTTCTTTATTAAGAAGAAAAGTCTGAAATGCTTGGAAAATATTAGCAACAACCATGTAGAGTAAGACTCCGGCAGGTAGTGGGAAAAACAGAAACATTCCAGTTATCATAACTGGTGTAATTTTATTTGCTGTTGATTGCTGTGGATTCGCAGGCATCCCTTGACTTGATAAAACTTGCGAAAGAAGTAAGGTTAATCCAAAGGCACCTACTAATGCAGCAATATCCCAATTAATTGCTCCATCTACATAAAAACCAACTTGACCAAGAGCTTTAATAAATAAAAAACCACTTTTAGCAGCTAGACCGGGGATTTTAGCCTCGATTGTTGCATCTCCAGGTTTAATTGCTGTTACTGTACCGTCTTGAGAAACTTTAAGATTTTCGGAACCTTTAGAAACCTTCCAACTGGGGAGGA
This window harbors:
- a CDS encoding AAA family ATPase; the protein is MNSWCRNLELLIKSRNSLIWIRTKEEERLEKLVNLSCERLNIKRFVSWDCVSGIKGLINEEGKFPNNPLGVLNWLKELNSEVSTALLVKDFHKFYDDPSIIRTIKELSLVLKKTCHSLIISSHLFPSSEELDELMAIVNLPLPDQGELKNLIKQIAINTNSNLEEQDLNELSIASSGLTEIKVKQITAKALAQRGKISKEDIKDILEEKKQVIARSEILEFFEAKSSQDDIGGLNVLKFWLNQRYRAFSKEARDYGLPIPKGVLLIGAQGTGKSLTAKSISKSWSMPLLRLDVGRLFSSLVGSSEARTREAILRAEAMSPCILWIDEIDKGFGGDARSDGGTSQRVLASLLTWMAEKESAVFVIATANAIDKLPAELLRKGRFDEIFFLDLPNSKERLSILDLHLKKRRPSYSFPLSTIIDRTDGFSGAELEQAVIEGMHISFSENRELMEKDLIKAVSELVPLSRTAKEQINLLKEWSTTGRARSAS